The following proteins come from a genomic window of Hydractinia symbiolongicarpus strain clone_291-10 chromosome 2, HSymV2.1, whole genome shotgun sequence:
- the LOC130630655 gene encoding transmembrane protease serine 11B-like protein, whose protein sequence is MKMNSVFFLFGVVHLVYSRTYHVDVMNKKHEICKQLSHFVPNLCDYPTAAQYCFGLCGGTRELLSCGKRPPLGRRVRRIVGGVKSRPGEWPWQVSLRLNGTQWCAGAILSEHFVLSAAHCFDAGYSSINPADWRVHAGDHELLAKDKLEQEVRVRKIILHPKYNYSVHKTTQKYWGVLHNDVAILQLKTAIKLKHSNKAAICLPDNQKIIPDLYGCYAVGWGHTSYNGTQPDELRHAKVYTVPNSICNSEVAYNNTVNPKELICAGYKDGGIDACNYDSGGALVCNKKDRWYATGIVSSGFECARPHSYGLYTNVAEYKEWIIENILLKAE, encoded by the exons ATGAAGATGaacagtgttttttttcttttcggaG TTGTACATCTGGTATACTCAAGAACATACCATGTTGATGTCATGAACAAGAAGCACGAAATATGTAAACAATTATCTCACTTTGTTCCTAATTTATGTGATTATCCAACAGCTGCGCAATATTGTTTTGGTTTGTGCGGTGGAACAAGAG AGCTTTTGTCTTGCGGAAAACGTCCACCACTCGGCCGACGAGTTCGTCGAATAGTAGGGGGTGTAAAAAGCAGACCAGGAGAATGGCCCTGGCAAGTCAGTCTACGATTGAACGGAACGCAATGGTGCGCTGGTGCGATTTTATCTGAACATTTTGTACTGTCTGCTGCCCATTGTTTTG ACGCTGGATATTCGAGCATAAATCCCGCAGATTGGCGTGTTCATGCTGGCGATCATGAATTGTTAGCCAAAGATAAATTAGAGCAAGAAGTTAGAGTTCGAAAGATTATTCTACATCCAAAATATAATTACAGTGTCCATAAAACAACACAGAAATATTGGGGAGTCCTTCATAACGACGTCG CCATATTACAGCTAAAAACTGCTATCAAACTGAAACATTCCAACAAAGCAGCCATCTGTCTACCAGACAACCAAAAAATAATTCCAGATCTTTATGGTTGTTACGCTGTTGGTTGGGGACACACTTCATATAACGGCACGCAACCTGATGAATTGCGTCACGCAAAAGTTTATACGGTACCGAATTCCATCTGCAACAGCGAGGTCGCTTATAACAACACAGTGAATCCAAAAGAGTTGATCTGCGCTGGTTATAAAGATGGCGGCATAGACGCGTGTAATTACGACAGTGGTGGAGCACTGGTTTGCAACAAGAAAG ATCGTTGGTATGCGACTGGAATCGTATCCTCTGGTTTTGAATGCGCGAGACCACATTCGTATGGTTTATATACTAATGTAGCAGAGTATAAAGAATGGATCATCGAGAACATTCTATTGAAAGCAGAATAA